A stretch of Malus sylvestris chromosome 11, drMalSylv7.2, whole genome shotgun sequence DNA encodes these proteins:
- the LOC126591501 gene encoding uncharacterized protein LOC126591501, whose product MDAEAEALEEKLVSLLGQLQAETAILERMVYKNKNQHRRGSYFQYLMKVRRDLRLLQSAKLEELLGCCFQSITGKRPKQKLHLLESLKRRKCESGKHNFMERLLGAARLLSQMVEPMLKAAIEISTLLARSFFMGFSLTVLALLARLRVLVQQILLDAVSVFNMVSSLSQTQQSVKIIQGGLEVFREFYPSNEEIIILECVWKSDKFELIERTHKTEIATHDGDLCLGESSVLYKSTESILGDDETIPETADANHSAEKVPIEVKEDKIDLMSGLSNDGDNSQLVEHCEDGPDIGENPSENFSEEGSLLTGTSLSQSSDASKLQSGPVKVAFIQVKHPLYLTANTTEIHSKENDISSSTKEDPLFSLLSGGNVMSRVSSE is encoded by the exons ATGGATGCGGAAGCAGAAGCTCTGGAGGAGAAGTTAGTATCTTTGCTTGGTCAGCTTCAAGCAGAGACGGCCATCCTAGAAAGAATGGTGTACAAGAACAAGAACCAGCACAGGCGCGGCTCCTATTTCCAGTACCTTATGAAG GTAAGGAGGGATTTGAGGCTTTTACAATCAGCTAAACTGGAGGAACTTTTGGGTTGCTGTTTCCAAAGTATTACTGGGAAGAGACCTAAGCAAAAGTTGCATTTACTAGAAAG CTTGAAGAGAAGGAAATGTGAAAGTGGAAAGCATAATTTTATGGAGCGACTTCTTGGAGCTGCACGCCTTTTATCACAG ATGGTTGAGCCAATGTTGAAGGCGGCTAT TGAGATATCTACGTTGCTTGCTCGATCGTTCTTCATGGGATTTTCTCTGACTGTGTTAGCTCTGCTTGCACGACTTCGAGTTTTGGTTCAACAA ATTCTACTCGATGCTGTTTCAGTATTCAACATGGTTTCTTCTCTCTCCCAAACACAGCAATCCGTCAAGATAATTCAAGGAGGACTTGAG GTGTTTAGGGAGTTTTACCCTTCAAATGAGGAAATTATCATTCTTGAGTGTGTGTGGAAATCAGATAAGTTTGAATTGATTGAGAGGACACATAAGACTGAGATTGCAACTCATGATGGAGATCTTTGTTTAGGGGAATCATCTGTGCTGTATAAAAGCACCGAGTCTATCCTTGGAG ATGATGAAACTATTCCCGAAACGGCAGATGCAAACCACAGTGCTGAAAAAGTTCCAATCGAGGTCAAGGAGGATAAGATCGATTTGATGTCAGGCCTGTCCAACGACGGTGATAACAGTCAACTGGTTGAGCATTGCGAAGATGGTCCAGACATTGGAGAGAATCCGAGCGAGAACTTTTCCGAAGAAGGCAGCTTGCTAACAGGCACAAGCTTGTCTCAAAGTTCCGATGCATCAAAACTGCAGTCTGGACCTGTTAAAGTGGCGTTTATACAAGTGAAACATCCCTTATACTTGACGGCGAATACAACTGAAATCCATTCTAAAGAAAATGACATCAGTAGCAGTACCAAGGAAGACCCATTATTCAGTTTGCTTTCTGGTGGAAATGTAATGAGTAGAGTCTCTTCTGAGTAA
- the LOC126589207 gene encoding chloroplastic lipocalin-like has protein sequence MVLVLQCSLPPPPNVSTSRRVPGKIMMSCCLEQCISSKPLTRQVLSGLAATLVFISQTNQAVALDVSHQRNIYEFANASEKALTLPLDKGSDEGDERLMMMRGMTAKNFDPIRYSGRWFEVASLKRGFAGQGQEDCHCTQGVYTFDLTKRAIQVDTFCVHGSPDGYITGIRGNVQCLSDEDLEKKETDLEKQEMITEKCYLRFPTLPFIPKLPYDVIDTDYDNYALVSGAKDKGFIQIYSRTPNPGPEFIEKYKSYLANFGYDPSKIKDTPQDCEQMTDTRLSAMMSMPGMQQALTNQFPDLELKKPVQFDPFTSVFDTLKKLVQLYFK, from the exons ATGGTTCTTGTGCTCCAAtgctctcttcctcctcctccaaatGTCTCCACCAGCAG GAGAGTGCCTGGTAAGATAATGATGAGTTGCTGTTTGGAGCAATGTATCAGCAGCAAGCCTCTGACCAGGCAGGTTTTATCCGGGCTTGCTGCAACGTTAGTGTTCATCTCTCAAACGAACCAG GCTGTTGCATTAGATGTTTCCCATCAACGAAATATATATGAGTTTGCAAATGCTTCGGAGAAGGCACTTACTCTTCCGCTCGATAAGGGATCCGATGAAGGAGATGAGAGGCTAATGATGATGAGAGGCATGACAGCAAAGAACTTTGACCCTATTAGATATTCTGGAAGGTGGTTTGAAGTTGCTTCGCTTAAACGCGGATTTGCTGGGCAAGGTCAGGAAGACTGCCACTGCACCCAG GGTGTATATACATTTGACTTGACGAAACGGGCCATCCAGGTTGATACCTTCTGTGTTCATGGGAGCCCTGATGGATATATTACTGGCATACGGGGAAATGTTCAATGCCTTTCGGACGAAGATTTGGAGAAAAAAGAAACGGATCTAGAAAAGCAGGAGATGATCACAGAGAAGTGTTACCTTCGTTTTCCAACGTTGCCATTTATCCCTAAGCTGCCATATGATGTGATTGACACTGATTATGACAATTATGCTCTTGTTTCGGGAGCGAAAGACAAGGGTTTTATACAG ATTTACTCGAGAACACCTAATCCTGGTCCTGAGTTCATAGAGAAGTACAAATCTTACTTGGCCAACTTCGGATATGACCCGAGCAAAATCAAGGACACACCACAAGACTGTGAGCAAATGACAGACACGCGGTTATCTGCAATGATGTCGATGCCCGGGATGCAACAGGCATTAACAAATCAATTTCCTGATCTAGAACTGAAGAAACCTGTTCAATTTGATCCCTTTACGAGCGTATTCGACACCCTAAAGAAGCTTGTTCAGCTTTATTTTAAATAG
- the LOC126588187 gene encoding septum-promoting GTP-binding protein 1-like, with protein MKLQLSRKIVHVNFRWCILDRVSIIRGFFRFIWDRLLACSIGKPAARYRRLPSGAFSPPPEVLEGVMVVDNPTSTSCNVYETDADLVSLKISLLGDCQIGKTSFMSKYVGDEQEDRYLQMAGVNLMDKTLIVQGARISFSIWDVGGDQSSIDHVPIACKDAVAILFMFDLTSRCTLNSVIGWYCQARKWNQTAIPILIGTKFDDFVRLPPDLQWTIITQARAYAKAMKATLFFSSATHNINVNKIFKFILAKLFNLPWKVERNLNIGEPIIDY; from the exons ATGAAACTGCAGCTTAGTCGAAAAATTGTTCACGTTAATTTTAGGTGGTGCATACTCGACCGGGTTTCGATTATCCGGGGGTTTTTCAGATTCATCTGGGACAGGCTTCTTGCTTGTTCGATAGGGAAGCCGGCGGCCAGGTACCGGAGATTGCCCAGCGGAGCTTTCTCGCCGCCACCGGAAGTTTTGGAGGGAGTTATGGTGGTGGACAATCCCACAAGTACTAGTTGTAACGTGTATGAGACGGATGCGGATTTGGTGAGCTTGAAGATCAGTTTGCTGGGTGATTGCCAGATTGGAAAGACAAGTTTTATG AGCAAATATGTTGGGGATGAGCAAGAAGATAGATATTTGCAGATGgcaggagtaaatttgatggaTAAAACGTTGATTGTTCAAGGCGCTCGGATTTCGTTTAGCATTTGGGATGTCGGAG GTGACCAGAGTTCGATAGATCATGTTCCAATAGCCTGTAAAGACGCAGTAGCAATTTTGTTCATGTTTGATCTTACTAGTAGGTGCACACTAAACAG TGTTATTGGATGGTACTGTCAAGCAAGAAAATGGAACCAG ACAGCAATTCCCATACTAATTGGGAccaaatttgatgattttgtgaGACTTCCTCCAGATCTGCAATGGACAATTATAACCCAG GCCAGGGCTTATGCAAAGGCTATGAAGGCGACCCTTTTCTTCTCGAGTGCAACCCACAACATCAATGTGAACAAGATCTTCAAATTTATCTTGGCCAAGCTTTTTAATTTGCCATGGAAAGTAGAGAGAAATTTGAATATTGGAGAGCCAATCATcgattattaa